The following proteins are co-located in the Desulfurococcus amylolyticus Z-533 genome:
- a CDS encoding amidohydrolase family protein, whose protein sequence is MREKVDVLVSNVLVVTMNDERRIIDHGYIAIRDDRIVDIGAGDGTDKYISEETINGRGMIAIPGLMCAHTHFYGLLLTGSPWFSRIEPPTDFQQNLQRIWWALDVELTYEDAYASALMGSILFAKSGVTNFFDNISSPNAINGVLDYIEKGVSEVGIRGIISYEATQRRSIEEGIRGLKENERFIMKNNSDPNKLVKGAIYLHSSFTVTDELFRMAREMADNHRALIAIHTAEGLVDVYHNIERYGVRPVERMKKLGFLRDDVHLVHSVNITEDELYIIRETGAHVAHNPLSNMLNAVGVARVPEMLRLGINVGIGNDGYVFDQFENMRAAYLIHKLWNRDPRILTPLQVFEMSTINVAKMFHVEDELGSIEKGKKADIVLLRPETPSTPVNSQTVLGHMINAFGSKDVDTVIVNGRIILRNHRLTRVDEEKAVEYVHRVVERLWDRLMERGKYQLDYVCPRQK, encoded by the coding sequence TTGAGGGAAAAAGTTGACGTACTGGTGTCAAATGTCCTGGTTGTAACAATGAATGATGAGCGACGTATCATAGACCATGGATACATTGCTATTAGAGATGATCGAATAGTTGATATTGGAGCAGGAGATGGGACCGATAAGTATATCAGTGAGGAAACAATAAATGGTCGTGGCATGATAGCCATACCTGGGTTAATGTGTGCACACACCCACTTCTACGGACTCCTTTTGACGGGGAGTCCCTGGTTCTCTAGGATAGAACCTCCCACGGATTTCCAGCAGAACCTCCAGAGAATATGGTGGGCCCTAGATGTCGAGTTAACGTATGAAGACGCATATGCTTCAGCCCTCATGGGTTCAATATTGTTCGCTAAGTCGGGTGTAACTAATTTCTTCGATAACATTAGTAGTCCAAACGCGATCAACGGGGTCTTAGACTATATTGAGAAAGGGGTTAGTGAAGTCGGGATAAGAGGGATAATATCCTATGAAGCAACGCAGAGGAGAAGTATAGAGGAAGGGATCAGGGGGTTAAAGGAGAATGAGAGATTCATCATGAAAAATAATAGTGATCCCAACAAGCTGGTGAAAGGAGCTATTTATCTTCATTCAAGCTTCACCGTCACCGATGAATTATTTAGAATGGCCCGTGAAATGGCGGATAATCATAGAGCCTTAATAGCGATACACACAGCCGAGGGATTAGTAGATGTCTACCATAATATAGAGAGGTACGGAGTAAGGCCAGTTGAGAGAATGAAGAAGCTCGGATTCCTCAGAGACGACGTCCACCTGGTGCACTCTGTTAACATCACGGAGGATGAGCTCTACATTATAAGGGAGACAGGGGCGCATGTGGCTCACAACCCCTTAAGCAATATGTTGAACGCTGTTGGAGTAGCCAGGGTACCTGAAATGCTTAGGCTGGGGATAAATGTTGGAATAGGTAATGATGGCTATGTCTTTGATCAATTCGAGAACATGAGGGCAGCATACCTCATCCATAAACTATGGAACAGGGATCCTAGGATACTCACACCTCTCCAGGTATTCGAGATGTCAACCATAAACGTAGCGAAAATGTTTCACGTAGAGGATGAATTAGGGAGTATAGAGAAGGGGAAGAAAGCCGATATAGTATTATTAAGACCTGAAACGCCTTCAACACCGGTTAACTCACAGACTGTTCTAGGGCATATGATTAATGCTTTCGGCAGTAAAGACGTTGACACCGTGATAGTTAATGGTAGAATAATATTGAGGAACCACAGGCTAACCAGGGTTGATGAGGAAAAAGCAGTGGAATACGTTCACAGGGTTGTAGAGCGTTTATGGGATCGACTAATGGAGAGAGGTAAATATCAATTAGACTATGTATGCCCTAGACAGAAATGA
- a CDS encoding Trm112 family protein, with amino-acid sequence MRYWGLDVLVCVHCKHHPLEITVIESETQEINTENIEVPVCKDYCGYLKEKIDRNKVYPCQECLRIGIKTAVLYCTSCGRWYPVKNGIVYMLTDNRRNLSSDKEFLKLHMDKIPEHILKHGKPVNLETNREEANK; translated from the coding sequence ATGAGATATTGGGGGCTAGATGTCCTAGTATGCGTGCACTGTAAACATCACCCATTAGAGATTACAGTAATAGAATCCGAAACCCAAGAGATAAACACAGAAAATATTGAGGTACCAGTGTGCAAGGATTACTGTGGATACCTCAAGGAGAAAATAGATAGGAACAAGGTTTATCCTTGCCAGGAGTGCCTCAGGATAGGTATTAAGACAGCAGTACTATATTGCACCAGCTGTGGAAGATGGTATCCTGTTAAAAACGGGATAGTCTACATGCTGACAGACAATAGGAGAAATCTTTCAAGCGATAAAGAATTCCTAAAGCTCCACATGGACAAGATACCTGAACACATATTGAAACATGGTAAACCAGTAAACTTAGAAACGAATAGGGAAGAAGCAAATAAGTAA